ccttcctaatgtcaataaaatcgtctaatcatacccaaaactcaaggtaaaattgcgtcccagtattgaaagagttaaacCAGTGTTGCTTTGTTGAGTCTGCGTGGGAGGGTTTTGTCGTGGCTAATGAAATATCCATCTTTGGAGCGTGGCAGAGCGTGGGAGGAGCTGCATATGGGTCTTGCCAGGAGTAAAAGCAGGAATTGAGCGTGAGAGGATTAAAAAATACCGCTACTCaacaaaaatagtgaaataaataagaaaatagttaaaaaatagatcaatgaaaacaaaaaggaagaaccaGTGTGTCTTTTATATAACACTTCGCGGATGTATCAGAAAGACACACTAGAAGACTACGAGTATGTTCTCAATGTGGGATAGACagacaccaccaaaacaacaaaccTGTTCagcctgttgtgtgtgtgtgtgtgtgtgtgtgtgtgtgtgtgtgtgtgtgtgtgtgtgtgtgtgtgtgtgtgtgtgtgtgtgtgtgtgtgtgtatgtgtgtgtgtgaaaataagaCGCACAAAACAGTCTTAATAACTGTATTGGATTCTTACAGTTCTGGAATGGTGCAGATGTAGAGTTTAGCTGCTCACTCTAAATATTGTCCTTTCACTACTAATCGGtgcgtctttctttatttactgacCATTGTGGGACATTTATTCCTGTTCTTGGGCAGCCTCCTAACAGTGTATTGCAAGATGTATACTCTTAAGTTCTTTTAGCTTATTCCTTTCAGATAGTAGTGCAGATTTGATTGTTTTTTGGTGCTGTGAAAGAGCTAAGAGAGGACCTTGAGTGTAATAAGAATACATTTATCAAAACACTCAAGTTTCTTTTATGCTATAAGAAAAAAGGTGGACTACGTTATAAGAATATTTTACAGGATAACTATAATTACTTAGCAGTATTTCTTTGGCCTCAGACAGGTAGCCCTCCTCCCGCACCTGCTACCTTTTGTGCTTTAATGATCCTGTGATTGGTCGACAGTTATATGACGGAACGTTTTAATAGGATGATAGCGTTCGAGTATAATTGCCAGGTGAATGACTGAGAAGATTTCAAGACCTTGCGGTATAAGGCAGACAGTCAAAGGGTACGGTACACATGATGCTGTAATTGTCAAGGGAAGTATATATaataatttccttctctattttctttatttcgaaCAGACAGCATTCAACGTCCTCCACAAAAGCGACAGTCATAaagtgtttgtcttttttagcGATTTTTCCGCTTCTGTTGGCTCATGACAGCTTTCACAATGCGGGCGGCGGCGTGTCACAATGCCTCGTTAAGTTTTCCCACGACAATACAACAAGTCATCAAGAAAGTGGACAACACGTCAGCCACAGTGTGCGATCGAGATACAACGGGAAGAGTTACACCTGATTCATGTTCAAGACTTGGTGTTGTGTCGTTTCCTTCTGTATTTGTGTTTTAAGGCTCGACTCGTCTCCACATTGCACGAGAGGGAGTGAGGCGACGAAAACAACCTCGCCAATGCCACCTGGCGTCTTGGTGGCGCCATCACGAGTTAGACTTCTCACGGATTGTATTCCGCTCCAACCCTCTTCCTTCTGCCAGTGTTTTCTCGAATTGTTTAAAAGCAATtttcttatcacacacacacacacacacacacacacacacacacacacacacccctccaccacacacatctgTTTCTCCTCATCCGTGTTATCCTGAACCCGCTCAAGAGAAGCCACCCAAATGAAGCGTCTAGAGGTGATGCCTTTAATTGCGTCCTTTTCTGCAGCAGCTCTCGCCCAGTCGTGACTTCCTCTGTGAAGGTCATGATGTAGGCGATTATGGTGCGAGTTGTTATTTACTTTGCTTGTCATCATTACGTACATTGAGTGAGGTGGCTGCGATTAgtattgcatgagagagagagagagagagagagagagagagagagagagagagagagagagagagagagagagagagagagagagagagagagagagagagagagagagagagagagagagagagagagagagagagagagagagagagagagagagagagagagagagagagagagagagaatgtgtgtttgtgtgtatgtgaaaaTAATGCACGAAAAAGCTGCACGGCAAGCAAATTCGTCCTTTACGCAAGGTCTCGAGGCGTATGTAAAAACTGCCTCAGGGTCACAGGAACGGTGTGATTGCCGTAACGGGATGCGCTGCTTCGTCCCTCGCGCTTGGGTATTCCGCAATTAGCTTCTTCAGAACCCCGCCTCTTCTGTGCTTTTGCCTCCGATCCAACGCGCGAGGCACCACCGTCGGCCTCATGGAGTCTCTTCGATGATGAGTATAGTGGTGTATGGACTTCTAAAGTGGACCACATTCTGAAACCCTCCTGTCTCATCTCCAGCACTTTCCAGACTCTAGTTTGAATAATAcaatgtttttacggttctggtgACGGATTAACAAACGTTCTTGATAACCCGACTAATAATCTCTGTGACtattgaaaatagttgtgatgatgaaagcAAGAGGTTTCTGGATACGCGCCCTTTTGCTATCTCGTTGTGGCTGTAAGGCAGTTTGATTCACGTTTTACCTCTGAATACGCGCCCTTTTGCTATCTCCCTGTAGCTGTAAGGGAGTTCAATTCATGTTTTACCCTCAGTGTCTGGTCAGCGACACGTGGGAGGCATAATAGGCTTACGCTGATCCAATCCGTGGCCTTGCTTTCTGTATTCTCAGCGTGTGGTTTCAGCTTTCCAGTTATTATATCTCGTTTGTAGCCAACAAGCCTGCCACGGATCATGGAGCAGCTATTTGGTTTCTAGCTAACTGCGTATCTGTGTTTACTGCATCAACTTTCACAAAAGACTTCCTTCATTATGTCGTAATTCGTGTCGTACTTCAGATTATCCTTGGTAGACTGTTATCTGTTGATACTAACTTTTATCTCTGCACACGCCAAGCACTGTGTCATTTTCACTAAGGTCGGTGTATTCTATCATTTGATCGTCTGTCTAGAGCTACATTTTAACTGAATAGTGGAAAGTATTTGGATTTTAAAGTATGTTTCATGTCTTCTAGTCTCTGGTGAACTTTATGGCTTTAAAATATATTCCTATCTTTAATATTAGCTAAATAAAGGTTCTATACTACTGGtgtggaaaagaaaagcacTGAAATCCTAATTAAACTTAGGTTGcttttgaaaattaatgaaaactcgGTAAAACTCGACAGGCACTCTACATACACGCCACTCGCTGCCGCTTCTACTTGTAGGTGAAGTTCAAAGGAATGTTACGAGGTCTCTTTAATTGGCTTTCCGCCCTGGCTTGGCTGAGGCGACATTCCCAGCAGCCACTCGTCTTGCGGGAATGTGCCAGCAAAGACGATTCTGGGAAAGGGAGTAGTGCCACAAGGACGTTGAGTTTGGCTCTGTCTCAAGATTATATAATTGTCTTGGATTTATTACGGTGTTTTGCGAATGCTTCTCTTACTGCGTCTATTGCTAGTTCCTCTGTTACTGCTGTTCTGTTACTGCAATTGCTGAgagaaccactactactactactattgctactatttctactacttctactactaccactactactactactactactactactactactactactgctgctgctgctgctactactactactactactactactactactactactactactactactactactactactagaactactactactactactactactgctattgctgccatgcatttctttttcctttccttcttttttttttcttcttcttcttctcatcatcatcatcatcatcatcatcatcatcttcttcttcttcttcttcttcttcttcttatctctacCGTTACTTGCGCTATGGAACAATTCGCAAAATTGAGGTCCTTTCTTACGTAATTGCATGCATAcaacttcctccttctgctccctgCATCTCCCCTTTCAccctctattactactaccactgctccttttcctactaccacgactactactactactactactactactactactactactactactactactactactactactattctatttctattactactacgattcGTCAACATTACCATGCATAGAAAGGTGTCCCCTGCAATTCACCAGCGCCCAGGGAGTCTCCGTGGGTGGGGTTTGTCGGCGCACTAAAAACGTCATACTGATCCTGATCtatcacctgagagagagagagagagagagagagagagagagagagagagagagagagagagagagagagagagagagagagagaaagtcaatattttctaataccccgaaaataaagaaaagggaaagagataggATTAAAATGTAATTGCaaatgctgtctctctctctctctctctctctctctctctctctcaggtagacATTGTAGATTCTGGATTTCACTGGACCAAATGAATATTGAAAGCACTGAACTGTAACACACGCTGGCTGACTCGTTTTAGTGTGTGCCTAGCGATGTGGTGCCCTCAGGCTGCTGCCccaacctggagagagagagagagagagagagagagagagagagagagagagagagagagagagagagagagagagagagagagagagagaatcagtgctTATCCTATTTTTCTGGGTTGCTATGACACATGTGACTcataaagaagaattaaaggagaaaaaagagaaagagatagtcCTGATGAATATATTAACGTGAATTACTACCCTTTTtcatacagtcagtcagtcagtcagtcagtcagtcagtttagttcactcagtcagtcagtcagtcagtcagtcagtcagtcagtcagtcagtcattctctGCGACCTAATACTACAAACAAGGTGCCAATGAACAGGCTTCTAATgagggaacaaaaataaaaaaaacacgtttccactctcctccttcGCCGCTCGTCACCTGTTTTCTTCCCGTCGTCAAGGCAACCAGTGacgctactactgctgttgctaaaGCCACACTCCACCGCTGTACCTGTTCCTGGGCTAAGCATTCACTCATCCAGGGCATATTGTTCGTCTGCAGGGGTCTCGAAGCCACCCAGCACGACCAGAGGGCACGCAGAGCACCATGGGAAGTCCCCTTGTGCTCAAGAGCCGCTGAGCAAAAGGCATGGATGGCAGGAAGGAACGGGACACTAACTTTATCACCGATCTCACGCTGGGACTGGTGGAGACcctgcgtgagtgtgtgtgtgtgtgtgtgtgtgtgtgtgtgtgtgtgtgtgtgtgtgtgtgtgtgtgtgtgtggaagcatCGCCTTGTGTGGTGCGTGTCTATCTGGCTGACTGCAGGCTGGGATACAATATGTGTCATGTAGATACATCCATTGTGTTCCTGGAATGGAGAGTGTTGATAGAATATTAAAGTGAGATTATCAGTGACGtacttatgtgtgtatgtactgtatgtatgtatgtatgtatgtatgtatgtgtttgtaagGGAAAAAACAAGTATACAATAAGCAGTGACTGGCATGGAAGCTGTTGAATGGCGGTGTTTTTCTGGCGTGAATTACAAGATTGCTGAGAATGAGAGTCTCGAGTCCTAGTTGTGGTGAACCGGCCCTCACCCCGCGGGACGAGTGAGTGAGCGGCTTGCAACACTGTCAGCCTGCAGTCATCCGCCACTCGGGGCTACCGCGGCTGTGCTCTGGGTGGTCCCTCCTGTTAAGAAATGTTTCCCCCACCAACCCTTTATCAATATACCGTTTTGCCTCCCGGGAAATGACGTTATAGATGTGAAATATCTCTTGCTTTTTGGTACACAGAGCACAAAACACGTAcaggtaatgatgataaataaaaaaagaagattgcGCGACACAGATAGAGAAGATTGCCAGTTGCTTTCTTTGGATTGGTGACAAAACCAGTTGTAGATAGAGAGGACAAGGAACATTTGACCTGAGCGGTGTCTTTGGAAAGGTCAAGCCTGGTCAGCTGGATCAGTGCACGTAGTGGTCATTGCAGAGGGCGTGGCGGGCGTGCAGGATGTGAGTGTGGCTTCGCGAGGGGGCGTGGAGAGGGCTGTGGTATTGGCGTGGGAGCAGCGGCACAACGTAGTCATGCCAGGGGCGCTGAGGAGCCTCTACATGGCCACCGATGGCTTCAAACTCACATGGAATTACTCAACTGCTGGTACACGACgcccctttctccctccacctctccttccctccttccctccttcacctcccgctcatcatttttcatttttattccttctcgttGTTGTTTCCCAGCATGTCTTGCAATCTATCCTTCCGTGGCAtgtcaagttctctctctctctctctctctgcataagcTTGTTACTTTGGGTACATACAGTATATATGACCTAAAAACTTCACTTCTATAATCTTTTCCTATAACAGAGCACTAATATCTCTTCTACAGGTAAAGTTCTCCCACTGGGTAACATGGAGGTACATCCCTTGGGCCGTGTCAATAGACTGGGcacggggagagggagtggcgaCCCCTTGGCACCCTCCATTACTGACTTAGCACTGGCTGAAGACCCTCCCCTCTCTATGGGACCTAATCCTTTGCCGCGACCAGGGCCCAAATTGTCATCAGCCTCCACAGCTCCTTCTCCCCCAACCTTCCACACTTCCAAGATGTTCGAGATTGATAGCTGTCAGGGATTTGGTGAGTGATTGGTGATTTGTGTCTCTTAATGTTGTGTAATATTTCCACAGTAATGatttgtctttttctcgttcatttagttttctttttctattctttatttcaatctctAATTCTAATACGTAGTTTACTAGTGTACACTAATAAGGAGATGAGTATATGTTCTCATAGTACAGACAAACATTATTCCTGGTGTCTGTTCTTCCGGTATAATCATGAGCAATCTTTTATCCTcattcaccttctcctcttcatcatatccaccccgccgtcacctcGCCTTCCCACGCCCAGGTCGCGTGGTGGTGGCATTTCCTGGTCGTGGGGAGAATTTTCCCGAGGGTTCATATTGGTTCGTGGATTTGTCGTTAA
This DNA window, taken from Portunus trituberculatus isolate SZX2019 chromosome 15, ASM1759143v1, whole genome shotgun sequence, encodes the following:
- the LOC123504129 gene encoding tubulin polyglutamylase complex subunit 2-like isoform X1, which encodes MDGRKERDTNFITDLTLGLVETLQGVAGVQDVSVASRGGVERAVVLAWEQRHNVVMPGALRSLYMATDGFKLTWNYSTAGKVLPLGNMEVHPLGRVNRLGTGRGSGDPLAPSITDLALAEDPPLSMGPNPLPRPGPKLSSASTAPSPPTFHTSKMFEIDSCQGFGRVVVAFPGRGENFPEGSYWFVDLSLRPHLLAADTHTYWRLMLAHLGMPQWQALVAGQGLTPWARQWYEVVAAYLLEGARPPRPAHQAQDHVNRLDWSVFKTKKTHHKTKSSKDTSKDSIKDAAAKDTGKPKE
- the LOC123504129 gene encoding tubulin polyglutamylase complex subunit 2-like isoform X2, which gives rise to MDGRKERDTNFITDLTLGLVETLQGVAGVQDVSVASRGGVERAVVLAWEQRHNVVMPGALRSLYMATDGFKLTWNYSTAGKVLPLGNMEVHPLGRVNRLGTGRGSGDPLAPSITDLALAEDPPLSMGPNPLPRPGPKLSSASTAPSPPTFHTSKMFEIDSCQGFGRVVVAFPGRGENFPEGSYWFVDLSLRPHLLAADTHTYWRLMLAHLGMPQWQALVAGQGLTPWARWYEVVAAYLLEGARPPRPAHQAQDHVNRLDWSVFKTKKTHHKTKSSKDTSKDSIKDAAAKDTGKPKE
- the LOC123504129 gene encoding tubulin polyglutamylase complex subunit 2-like isoform X3; amino-acid sequence: MDGRKERDTNFITDLTLGLVETLRKVLPLGNMEVHPLGRVNRLGTGRGSGDPLAPSITDLALAEDPPLSMGPNPLPRPGPKLSSASTAPSPPTFHTSKMFEIDSCQGFGRVVVAFPGRGENFPEGSYWFVDLSLRPHLLAADTHTYWRLMLAHLGMPQWQALVAGQGLTPWARQWYEVVAAYLLEGARPPRPAHQAQDHVNRLDWSVFKTKKTHHKTKSSKDTSKDSIKDAAAKDTGKPKE